TGTTGTGCCACGAACCCAGCACTCTGTGATCCGGTGGCCGGTGGGTGGCGGGATTGCATGAACGTCTCATGGCCGCTGGCGGCCACCCCCGAGGGATGAAAACAGGCCGTAGTGACGATGGCAGCCCACGTCGGGTCAGGTGCTTCGACCACAGAATGCTGCGTTCGGCGCAGCTTGGCCGGCGTGTCGCGCCACCAACCCAGCATTCTGTGAGCGGGCGGTGGGTGCTGGGGTGGCGGGACTGCATGATCACGAGTGGGTCGTGCGGGGTGGCGGGATTGCATGATCACGAAGGGGGGATTTTCGACTGAACACCTCATGGCCGCTGGCTGGCGCCTCGAAGGATGAAAGTGGGCGTTGGTGGTCATGGCCGCCCACGTCGGGTCAGGCGCCTCGACCACAGAATGCTGCGCTCGACACAGCCTGGCCGGCGTGTCGCGCCACCAACCCAGCATTCTGTGAGCCGGACCGGTGGCCGGTGGGTGGCGGGACTGCATGATCACGAAGCGGGGATTTTCGGCCTGATCACGAAGGGTGCGACTGGGTCGCGGTCAGGGAGGACGACGTGGTGGCGGTCGGTCAGCGACTGCTCGGAGCGGTGCGCCGCAGGGCGGCGTGGACGGCCTCCGGGGTCAGCACACCGAGGTACCGGTCCGCGTCGTCGACGACCGGCAGCCAGCCTGCGTCGTGCTGGACGATCTCGGCCAACGCCCGGCGCAGCGAGTCCCCGAGAATCGCGATCTCGTCGAAGCGGTGCACCCGCTGGGCCACCACCCCGTCGCCGCGCAGGGTCCGCTCGGACACCCAGCCGAGCAGCCTGCCGTCGGCGCCTACCACGACGGCGTACGGCTCCGGCGCCCGCTGCACGACCTGGCGCGCCTCGGCGATCGTGTCGTCCGGAGCCACGGTGGGCGGCTGGACGAGGTCGTCCCGCTCGATCGGGGTGACGGCGAGCCGGCGCAGCCCCCGGTCCGCCCCGACGAAGTCCGCGACGAAGTCGTTGGCCGGGGCGCCGAGCACGGTCGCCGGGTCGGCGTACTGCTCGAGCCGCCCGCCCTCGGACAGGACGGCGACCCGGTCGGCGAGCCGGACCGCCTCGTCGATGTCGTGGGTGACGAACAGCACCGTCTTGTGCAGGTCCGCCTGGATGCGGCGGAACTCCGACTGCAGCCGGTCCCGGGCGATGGGGTCGACCGCGCCGAACGGCTCGTCCATGAGCAGCACCGGCGGGTCGGCGGCCAGCGCCCGGGCGACGCCGACACGCTGCTGCTGGCCGCCGGACAGCTCGTGCGGGTACCGGTCGGCGTACTGGTCGTGGTCGAGCCCGACGAGGTCGAGCATCTCCGCGACTCGCTCCCGGGTGCGGGCTCCGTCCCGGCCCAGCAGGTCCGGCACGGTGGCGACGTTCGCGCCGACGGTCAGGTGGGGGAACAGTCCCACCCGCTGGATGACGTAGCCGATCCCCCGCCGCAGCCGCACCGGGTCGACCCCGGTGACGTCCTCGCCGTCCAGGATGATCCGCCCCGAGGTCGGCTCGATCAGCCGGTTGACCATCCGCAGCGTCGTCGACTTCCCGCAGCCGGAGGGGCCGACGAGGGCGACGAGCTCGCCCCGCTGGACGTCGAGGGTCAGGGAGTCGACCGCGACCGTGCCGTCCGGGTACCGCTTGCCGACGCCGTCGAGACGGATCATCGGATCGCGGCTAGCGTCGTCGTCGTGACTGCTCCGGCCGGTGTGCACGCGGCAACCCTCACGGACAACTGCCTGACGCGCAACGACTGGGTGTGCTGGGAGTACGTCGCGACCCGCTCCGAGGTCCTGCTCGCCGAGACCCGGGAGCACGTCACGATCACCGTCTCCGCCGTACTCATCGGTGTGCTCGTCGCCGTCCCGCTCGCCGTGCTCGCCTACCGTGTCCGCGGGGCTCGCCCGCTGACCCTGGGGGTCGCCACCGCGCTCTACACGATCCCGTCGCTGGCGCTGTTCGCCCTGCTGCTGCCGCTGTTCGGACTCTCCGCGGCCACCGTCGTCACGGGGCTGGTGCTCTACTCGTTGACCATCCTCGTTCGCAACCTGCTGGCCGGCCTGGACGCCGTGGACGAGGAGGTCCGGGACGCCGCCCGCGGCATGGGGTTCGGTCCCGGCCGGATGCTGTGGCGGGTGGAGATGCCGCTCGCGCTCCCGGCCGCGTTCGCCGGCCTGCGCGTGGCCACGGTGTCGACCGTCGCGCTGACGACCGTCGGCACCGTCGTCGGCTTCGGCGGCCTCGGCGACCTGCTGACCCGCGGTCTGCGAGCCGACTTCCGCGCCGAGGTGCTCACCGCCTCGGTGCTGTGCGTCGTGCTCGCCGTCGTCTTCGACCTGATGCTGCTCGGGGCCCAACGGGCGCTTACGCCCTGGCAGCGGGGGAGGTCCTGATGGACTGGCTGCACGACGCGGTCGCCTGGCTCACCGACCCGGCGAACTGGCGCGGCAGCCGGGGTGTTCCGACCCTTCTCGTCGAGCACCTCGGGCTGACCGCCGCCTCCCTCGGGCTGGCCTGCCTGGTCGCCCTTCCACTGGCTCTCTGGCTGGGGCACACCGGCCGCGGCGGTGTCCTCGCCGTCCAGATCAGCAACGTCGGCCGGGCGGTGCCGACGCTCGCCCTGCTCACGATTCTGGTGCTGGCAGACCGGCCGTTCGGGCTCACGACGCTGTCCGCGCTGGTCGCGTTCACCGCCTTCGCCGTGCCTCCGATCGTGACGAACACGTACGTGGGGATGCGGGACGTCGACCCCGGCGCCGTGGACGCCGCCCGCGGCATGGGCATGACCGGGATGCAGGTGCTGCGCCGGGTCGAGCTGCCGCTGGCCACGCCGCTGCTGATGACCGGTGTGCGGCTGGCCGCCGTGCAGCTGTTCGCCACGGTGTCCATCGCCGCGATCGCCGCCTTCGGCGGACTGGGCCGGATCGTCACTGCCGGCCTGGCCAACCGGGACGTCGGCCAGGTCGTCGCCGGTGCCGCGGTGATCGCCGGTCTCGCCCTGCTCGTCGAGATCGTCTTCGAGGTGGTCGGGCGTGCGGTCGACCCGGGAGCGCGCGCTCGCCGCCGTTCCGCCGCCCGCGCCAGGACGGCCGCCGGCACGCCCGCGACCTGACCGGCGACCGTGACGCACTCGTTACCCGGTCCGGGCTGCGGCCCTCACCCGACCGGTGATTGACTCGGGGCAGCGGGTGACAACCACGTGCCCGCCGGACACGCGCGGCCCCGGCGCCGCGGGACACAGAAGGCGGTGACCATGGTGCGACGCACGTCCTGGTTGGCGGTCCTGGCCGGCGCGGCCCTCACGCTCTCGGCCTGCGCCGGCGACGACGCCCTCGACCCCGGTGACGGCACCACGACCTCGTCGGGCGCCGACGGGCAGACCGTCGTCGTCGGCGGGGCCAACTTCACCGAGATGCAGATCATGCAGGCGATCTACGTTGAGCTCCTCGAGGACGCGGGCTTCACCACCGAGACCGTCTCCGCGGACAACCGGGAGCTGTACTTCCCCGAGCTCGCCAGTGGTGCCATCGACGTCGTCCCGGAGTACGCGGCCACCCTGGCCGAGTTCCTCAACCTCGGGGCGAACGGCCCGGGCGCCGAGCCGATCGCGACGAACGACGCAGCGGAGACCGTCGAGGCGATGCGGCCCCTTGCCGAGGAGCAGGGCGTGATCCTGCTCGAGCCGGCCCAGGCCGCCGACCAGAACGGCTTCGCCGTCACCGCGGAGTTCGCCGAGGAGAACGACCTGCAGACCCTCAGCGACCTCGGCGATCTGGACCAGCCCATCGTCCTCGCCGCGACCGAGGAGTGCCCGGAGCGGCCCTTCTGCGCCCCGGGTCTGGAGGAGACCTACGGCATCGAGATCTCCGACGTCCTGCCGACCGGGTTCGGGTCGCCGCAGACCAAGGCCGCCGTCACCGCCGGCGACGCCCAGCTCGGCCTCGTCGCCACCACTGACGGTCGCCTCGCCGAGGACGGGCTGGTGCTGCTCGAGGACGACAAGCGCCTCCAGCTGGCTGACAACCTCGTCCCCGCGGTCAACGAGGAGGCCGCCGGCGACGCGCTCGTCGAGGCGCTCAACCGGCTCGCCGACGAGCTCACCACCGAGGACCTCGTCGAGCTGAACCGGCAGGTGGACGCCGAGCGGCAGCAGGCTCCGGACGTCGCCCGGGCCTGGCTCGAGGAGAAGGGCCTCATCGGCTGACCCGTCTCTCCGGATCCGTGACCCTGCGGTCCCGCTGCGGGTGGCGGGACTGCATGATCACGGCGGGGTGAGCTCGCCGACGGGGACGGGGGTGGCCAGGTGGTTCGCCGGCGGCGCCAGCGGGCAGGACCAGGCCGGGTCGTAGGCGCACGACGGGTTGTAGGCGAAGTTGAGGTCGACGACGAGAGCGTCCGGGCTTCCGCCGAGGTCGGCACCCTTGACCGTGTCGAGCAGGTAGCGGCCGCCGCCGAAGGACGAGGTTCCGGACGTCGCGTCGCGCAGCGGCAGGAACAGTCCCCCGCCGTAGGAGTCCAGCCACCAGACGGCGAGCGGACCAAGGCCGGGCAGCTCCACGGTGCCCACCCGGTGGAAGGGAACGATCCCGTCGGTGCCGGTGGGGTACTCGAAGCTCTCTGTCGCCGTGTCGGTGCGCACCGGGACGACGAACCGGAACGCGGGGTCGTAGTCGGCCACCGGGAGCCCCGTGAAGGTGTGCCGGTCGGGCAGCAGCAGCGGCGAGGCCGGGTGGTGGGCGAACAGCTCGTCCCGGCCGGCCCGCCAGGTGGCGTGCGCGGCGGCCGGGTCACCGGCCGCCTGGCGGCGCACGTTCGCGTACAGGGTGCTCACCTGACGACGCCAGTCCAGCACGTCGAGCTCGGAGGTCATGCCCAGGACGTTAGTGCCGCCCTGGGACGGGGGTCTCACTTGTCGACGTCGC
This DNA window, taken from Kineosporiaceae bacterium SCSIO 59966, encodes the following:
- a CDS encoding ABC transporter substrate-binding protein, whose protein sequence is MVRRTSWLAVLAGAALTLSACAGDDALDPGDGTTTSSGADGQTVVVGGANFTEMQIMQAIYVELLEDAGFTTETVSADNRELYFPELASGAIDVVPEYAATLAEFLNLGANGPGAEPIATNDAAETVEAMRPLAEEQGVILLEPAQAADQNGFAVTAEFAEENDLQTLSDLGDLDQPIVLAATEECPERPFCAPGLEETYGIEISDVLPTGFGSPQTKAAVTAGDAQLGLVATTDGRLAEDGLVLLEDDKRLQLADNLVPAVNEEAAGDALVEALNRLADELTTEDLVELNRQVDAERQQAPDVARAWLEEKGLIG
- a CDS encoding betaine/proline/choline family ABC transporter ATP-binding protein (Members of the family are the ATP-binding subunit of ABC transporters for substrates such as betaine, L-proline or other amino acids, choline, carnitine, etc. The substrate specificity is best determined from the substrate-binding subunit, rather than this subunit, as it interacts with the permease subunit and not with substrate directly.), with product MIRLDGVGKRYPDGTVAVDSLTLDVQRGELVALVGPSGCGKSTTLRMVNRLIEPTSGRIILDGEDVTGVDPVRLRRGIGYVIQRVGLFPHLTVGANVATVPDLLGRDGARTRERVAEMLDLVGLDHDQYADRYPHELSGGQQQRVGVARALAADPPVLLMDEPFGAVDPIARDRLQSEFRRIQADLHKTVLFVTHDIDEAVRLADRVAVLSEGGRLEQYADPATVLGAPANDFVADFVGADRGLRRLAVTPIERDDLVQPPTVAPDDTIAEARQVVQRAPEPYAVVVGADGRLLGWVSERTLRGDGVVAQRVHRFDEIAILGDSLRRALAEIVQHDAGWLPVVDDADRYLGVLTPEAVHAALRRTAPSSR
- a CDS encoding DUF1684 domain-containing protein, with product MTSELDVLDWRRQVSTLYANVRRQAAGDPAAAHATWRAGRDELFAHHPASPLLLPDRHTFTGLPVADYDPAFRFVVPVRTDTATESFEYPTGTDGIVPFHRVGTVELPGLGPLAVWWLDSYGGGLFLPLRDATSGTSSFGGGRYLLDTVKGADLGGSPDALVVDLNFAYNPSCAYDPAWSCPLAPPANHLATPVPVGELTPP
- a CDS encoding ABC transporter permease, producing MHAATLTDNCLTRNDWVCWEYVATRSEVLLAETREHVTITVSAVLIGVLVAVPLAVLAYRVRGARPLTLGVATALYTIPSLALFALLLPLFGLSAATVVTGLVLYSLTILVRNLLAGLDAVDEEVRDAARGMGFGPGRMLWRVEMPLALPAAFAGLRVATVSTVALTTVGTVVGFGGLGDLLTRGLRADFRAEVLTASVLCVVLAVVFDLMLLGAQRALTPWQRGRS
- a CDS encoding ABC transporter permease, yielding MDWLHDAVAWLTDPANWRGSRGVPTLLVEHLGLTAASLGLACLVALPLALWLGHTGRGGVLAVQISNVGRAVPTLALLTILVLADRPFGLTTLSALVAFTAFAVPPIVTNTYVGMRDVDPGAVDAARGMGMTGMQVLRRVELPLATPLLMTGVRLAAVQLFATVSIAAIAAFGGLGRIVTAGLANRDVGQVVAGAAVIAGLALLVEIVFEVVGRAVDPGARARRRSAARARTAAGTPAT